A window of Nerophis lumbriciformis linkage group LG21, RoL_Nlum_v2.1, whole genome shotgun sequence genomic DNA:
TCAGCACCTGCGGTGAGCGGACTCATCGAAAAGATGGTGCCGTAGCACAAACCAGAAGACACCTTTCCTATTACGGTATATGGCGCGCATGTCAAAGTTAAGTATTTCCATTTAAGGTGTGATGCTCATAATCAGATcctttttttcagggtccatgtacacaggaACATTTTAATCTGACTGTTGAtcagattaaaaaaatgttacccATGTACACGTTGCTACTATTTCACCTCTACACGAACGACCTACCCAGCACCAAATCCCGTATCCCGTAAATTCATCAACACGAATGACGTCTGTCTGGCATTCCAAGCACCAGATTTCAATCAACTGGAACGGGTGCTCACTGAAGACCTCAGTAAATTTGATCAGTACTACAAAACTTGGCGCCTAAAACCAATCCCAGCAGAAACTGTTTCTAGTGTATTCCATCTCCACAATACAAATGCTGCCGGAGAactacaaacccaaaaccagtgaagttggcacgttgtgtaaatcccaaataaaaacagaatgcaatgattagcaaatcttttcaacctatattcaactaaaaacactgcaaagacaagatacttaacgtttgaactggaaaaccctgttattttttgccaatattagctcatttggaatttgatgcctgcaacatgcttcaaaaaagctggcacaagtggcaacaaagactaagaaagttgaggaatgctcatcaaacacttatttcgaacatcccacaggtgaacaggctaattgggaacaggtgggtgccatgattgggtaaaaaaacagcttccatgaaatgttcagtcattcacaaacaaggatgcggcgatggtcaccactttgtgaacaaatgcgtgagcaaattgtcgaacagtttaagaacaacatttctcaaccagctattgcaaggaatttagggatttcaccatctacgctccgtaatatcatcaaaagtttcagagaatctggagaaatcactgcacattagtgatgatattacggaccttcgatccctcaggcggtattgcatcaaaaagcgacatcagtgtgtaaaggatatcaccacatgggctcaggaacacttcagaaaaccactgtcagtaactacagtttgtcgctacatctgtaagtgcaagttaaaactcttactatgcaaagcgaaagccattcatcaataacatccagaaacgctggcggcttcgctgggcccaagctcatctaagatggactgatgcaaagtgtaaaagtgttctgtggtctgatgattccacatttcaaattgtttttggaaactgtggacgttgtgtcttccggaccaaagaggaaaagaaccatccggattgttataggcgcaaagttccaaAGCCAGCATCGGTGaccgtatgggggtgtattagtgccaaaggcatgggtaacttacatatctgggaagcaccattgatgctgaaaggtacatacaggatccaagcaacgttatcgtggacacccctgcttattttaacaagacaatgccaagccacgtgttacaacagtgtggcttcatagtaaaagagtgcgggtactcgactggcctgcctgtcgtccacacctgtctcccattgaaaatgtgtggtgcaatatgaagcctaaaatacaacaacggagacctcggactgttgaacaacttaagctgtacatcaagcaagaattggaaataTTTCCatttgaaaagcttcaaaaattggtctcctcagttcccaaatgtttactgagtgttgttaaaagcaaaggccatgtaacacagtggtaactagttttgtgttttgtacactcctccataaaataaacggCTCTGatgaatttctatattactttaaaaaaaactgttttgataaaattctacccaaacatttaatacattcaaatacaaataaggcaacaagagaagtacccaacacttctcttttctaaagtaaatctgtacagcagatatgatcatctacatcagcaaTATGATTAGTAGGAGtgtctggacaggacagatttaaaagatatatatatatatatatatataaaaaaaaattttttttttttttttaattgattaagaaatgttgaaaataagaatcatgattcattcgaaaatatttaaaaaatgacacTACATAGTGACTGAAAAAGAAACAGAatgatttttaaaaacaaaaaacaaagtagaCGTAAAATAACCAGCAAAATGTGCCACATTTGAATTTTTCATACAAAGTTTGAAACATTTCTTCACTGCACTTTATTGGGTTTGGTCCAACAAAATTAAAGCAATGTGTAACTTTAGACAAGCAGGCTCCAGACAAGGTGAGTTCCACATTCCCAGCCCTTGTGACTGCAGAATATTATAATACACACACTGATTATGGCTAATAGTCATTCGTTGTCCACACTATTCACCCGTTCTTATTAATCATGTCGGAGTTTGCCGAATAATCTTGAAGGTGTGTAATTCCATTATGATATGTCAAAAGTCAGCCTGATGCTGAGCAAATTGCCAAGTGTGTGTtggaaacttaaaaaataaaagtaaaatagtgTTGAATATTTCAAACCAAAACCAGTGGTATAGTGGGAAGCCCCTCTCACTCTCTTTGTCCAAGTCCAGCAACACTGAAAACATCTTTGTGACCTGCAGGACCAGCCTTCCTAAAGCTGGCAGCAGTGTGGCCTGCAAGCGGAAGAAGCTGATCTTGCAGCCGATTCACGACAAAAAAGGCTGAAAAGTGAAGGTGCACCCCGTGAAAGTCGACTGTGGAGGATTCTTAGCCACCTCAAAATACAGGCTACTCAAAGAGATGGTTGCGTGAGGAAGGGTCCACCGGCAAGTAGGTAAAGACCTTTTGCGCTACTGAGTGGGGAAGCCAGTGGATGAAAAGGAGAAACTTCACCTCTGGGCTCTCAAGTGAGTTGTTGGCGTCCACAAGGTAAACCTGCTGAACCCTTACCTTGAGTATTCAATAATTGATATCTTATCCTATGCAATAGATGCAGAAAACGTATTAACATAAGGTGGGCTGGCTGGGTCTCCACTGACATGGCCCAGGGACCGAAGTCTGGACTATAGCGGAGCCCTGCAGTAGATCATTAATGACTCTGCAGGAGTAGTGTAGCAAAGAGGACTTCCAAAAAAGGAaaagttattctccagtgtgtgttcgcaTGTGTCTTTGCATATTGCGTTTGTCAGAGAATGTTTTAGCACATACTGAACAACTAAAAGGTTTTTcccctgtgtgcgttctcatgtgttgagtcaaatcagAGTTTTTATAAAAACCTTTTGCACAAACTGAGCAACTATAGgttttttctcccgtgtgtgttctAATGTGTCTCAACATATTACGCTTGTCAGAGATTATTTTCCCACACActgaacaactgaaatgtttttcacctgtgtgggTTCTATTGTGTATTTGCGCTTCACATTTGTCAGAGAATCTTTTACCGCACATTGAACAACTGaggggtttttctcctgtgtgtgttttcatgtgtgccTGAATATGAAGTTTGCAAGATAATTTTTCACcacacactgaacaactaaaagttttttctcctgtgtgtgttctcatgtgacgAGTTAAATTTGAGTTTGTAATAAAGCTTTTTCCACAAATGGAACATATGAAAgggttttctcctgtgtgtgttctcgtgtgtaTTTGCATATTACTTTTGTTAGAAAATCGATCATcacacactgaacaactaaaaggtttttctcctgtgtgtattTTAATATGTCGGGTCAAACTAGTTCTTCTTAAAAAATCCTTTGCACAAACTAAACAactgaatggtttttctcctgtgtgtattctcatgtgtttagtcaaactACAGTTTCGAACAAAGCCTTTTGAACAAATGGAACAACTATAGGGGGTTtcccctgtgtgtgttctcatgtgtattagCATATTACGCTTGTCATAGAATCTTTTACCACACACTGAACatttgaaaggtttttctcctgagtgtgttttcatgtgtgacAACATTGCTCTTTTTTGAGAAAACCTTTTTCCGCAGTTTGAGCATTTGAAGGGTTTTTCTCCTGAGTGCATtcgcatgtgttgagtcaaatgag
This region includes:
- the LOC133620963 gene encoding uncharacterized protein → MCERTIAEYEEERCPTKEEKERQHQLLDAVFKKHQVVLHRTDVQEHHHIKEEDPHPPCVKKEEEEPQPSHIKQEEEEVWISQEGECLLGQEEADLTKFPLTVVSVKTEDHEDKLPESSQLHHSPNIQQLVGHQEEHLPQSLEGSFTLKQEETQPPHFKYEEEELGITQKGECLLVQEEADLTKFPLTVVSVKTEDHEDKPPQSSQLHHSPSKQNIEVEPSSSSSTQHMTTEADGDHGGGSQSDNLLAPLSDSDDITSDNDVTMESPMRTHAGEKPFGCSVCAKVFFQRSHLTRHMRLHTGERPFSCSVCAKGFFQSSHLTQHMRMHSGEKPFKCSNCGKRFSQKRAMLSHMKTHSGEKPFKCSVCGKRFYDKRNMLIHMRTHTGETPYSCSICSKGFVRNCSLTKHMRIHTGEKPFSCLVCAKDFLRRTSLTRHIKIHTGEKPFSCSVCDDRFSNKSNMQIHTRTHTGENPFICSICGKSFITNSNLTRHMRTHTGEKTFSCSVCGEKLSCKLHIQAHMKTHTGEKPLSCSMCGKRFSDKCEAQIHNRTHTGEKHFSCSVCGKIISDKRNMLRHIRTHTGEKTYSCSVCAKGFYKNSDLTQHMRTHTGEKPFSCSVCAKTFSDKRNMQRHMRTHTGE